The following nucleotide sequence is from Roseivirga sp. BDSF3-8.
TTCGCGGGAATCATCCTGTACAGTGAGCGCAGGTAAGCCCGGCCTAAGGGAAGCGCCTTGCGGCCCACTCCCCCTTCCGGTGGTAGCTCTGTGGCTTATTAGTTCATTTTCCAACCGATCCACTGTTTCAGAACCTGAATAGCTAGCTGTTTACCGTTAGACCCGTTGGTAAGAATGATGACGCCGCTATGTTCATCGGCATTAAACATAAATCCTGCCTGCCAGCCGTCATTAGATCCGGCATGTCCCGTCATGGCCACCGGCCCCATCTTATACTTCATGTAGCCCAGCCCGTACCGACCGTCGGTCGCTTCTACCGGTGTTTGCATCATGGTAATCGTTTCATTGCTGAGAATAGGGTTGTCCCCGAAGGAGGCTTTAGCAAATGTGATCATGTCGGCCAGGGTGGTATGCAGCCCGGCGGCCGCCTGGGCGGTAAACCGTTCGAGCGGTATTTCCTCTCCCTGCTCGTCATAAGGCAAGGCCGAATGCCTCAGCATCTTTTCATCGATGGTAAAGCTGGTATGCCCCATTTTTAAGGGCTCAAAAAGAGTCTGCTCCATATACTCAGCAAATGGCCGGCCCGTTACCTCTTCGATCATTAGCTGCAATACCGTGTACCCGCCCCCGGAGTACTTGAATTCCGTGCCAGGCTCAATAATGATCTCAACCGGCTCGTCCGGGCGTTCTGAGCCGTTGATACCACTTAGAGAGGCCTCCAGGCTGGGTAAGGTTTCGTCCGGCTGAAAGCCAGGGTATCCATGAACAGATAACCCTGCTGTATGACTCAACAGGGCACCTACGGTTACTTTTTCAGTATTGTAATCAGAAGGAGGAAAGGTCCATCTGCTCAGGTATTTTTCAACAGGGTCATCCAGCTTTATGCGGCCTTCTTCCACCAGGTTCATAACGCCCCAGGCCGTAAACATCTTGGAAATAGAGCCGATATTAAACCCAGACTTTGGCGTGACAGGTTTTTTCCGGCCTGCATCAGCAAATCCAAAGCCTTTTTGATAGACCACCTCGCCTTTGTCAAAAATAGCCAGGGCCACACCCGGTACCTTAGTGGATTCCATCCATGAGGGGACCTTTTGTTCAAGGTCATCTGTCAGTGTGGTAAAGGCTGGCTGCGCCTTAGCAAAGGCCAGATTAGCCGATAGGAAAAGAATGGTCAGTAGTGTTGTGCTGTGCATAATACATCCAGGTTTGCGTTAAAGATGCCTGAACGTACTACCTGTTTTGTTTTTGTGAAGAGAATGATGATGTGCCCTCGTGATACAATGACCAATTGGACAATTTGGCATTTGAGGCAGGTTAAGCCCTGAGCGGGGCTGGTTTGTCATGAAATATGGCCGGTTGGTCATTATTCATCACCAGATAGAGGGTAATTTGTAGCTTTAAGCTATGAGGAAGCCTCTAAGCAAATTATATAAGCCCCTGGTAATCGCCCTCTTGCTATCCGGCTCTGTTCTGGTGATGGTAGTGTA
It contains:
- a CDS encoding serine hydrolase domain-containing protein, which gives rise to MHSTTLLTILFLSANLAFAKAQPAFTTLTDDLEQKVPSWMESTKVPGVALAIFDKGEVVYQKGFGFADAGRKKPVTPKSGFNIGSISKMFTAWGVMNLVEEGRIKLDDPVEKYLSRWTFPPSDYNTEKVTVGALLSHTAGLSVHGYPGFQPDETLPSLEASLSGINGSERPDEPVEIIIEPGTEFKYSGGGYTVLQLMIEEVTGRPFAEYMEQTLFEPLKMGHTSFTIDEKMLRHSALPYDEQGEEIPLERFTAQAAAGLHTTLADMITFAKASFGDNPILSNETITMMQTPVEATDGRYGLGYMKYKMGPVAMTGHAGSNDGWQAGFMFNADEHSGVIILTNGSNGKQLAIQVLKQWIGWKMN